The window CCCTCACCTTTGTGGATTTCGCGCTATACTATCAGACGTTATAAGCTGGCTTCTGGGGTGCCCGGAAATCAACGCTGATGAGGGACGAAAAACAATAGAGAAAATAGATTGGAGCCTGGCCGCGACGAAATCACCGAAGTGTCATTTTAGATAACACTGTTTTCCAGGCTCCGAAAGTGTCTCACACCAGGAGGTTGATGTTCACTGTCTCCCCCTGTTCTATGGTGATCGTCTTGGTTCCATCTGTGGGCCCTAGGCCCCCGCCGCTGGTCCGGTATGTGATGGTTATCTCCTTACTATCTGCTGTGAAAAAGGGTGCATATTCGACCGTTTTCTTCTCCAGAGGCCCGAGAGGCCCGTTGTAGATCTCAATGTCGTTCACCTCGATAGTAAGGGTCACGGTGTTGGTTATGTGGCTGCTCTGAGCGTTCACATACACCGTCGCGGAGCGGAAGAATATTCCCTGCCCCAATAGGGTTGAGACCATTACCACGACCAACACAGCGCAGATGATCATGGTCAAAATGGACAGGTTCCGGGACCTCTTCGAAAGCTTCTTGCTCCATATAGGGTGCGCGTTCCTTTTCCACCACGACTCTTTAGGGTTAGGCTCTTGCTGAGCATCGATGTTCGAATCCGTCATGTTCTCCCCGGCCGGTAAATAATAATGGTCGGTTTAAAGCGCATGACAGGGAAGAAAATAGATGAAAAATAGGGAGTTGTAACGTAAAAATAGCCCTACAAAATTATTATGTTACAGCGTCTCCATCGACCACGGTAAGCAGCGGATTAGGATGACAGAGGGGCAGGGGAAGAAGACGATTGAACTCCTTACATCGATAGGTTTCCGGAGCGACTACTAACGTCGACCACCGCTTTATCGACGGACGCCGGTGCGGCAGCCGAGCAGGTCCCCCTCCGGGTCCCTCGACGCCGGCACCGGGCACATGCTCAGAGCAAAATTAGCACAAAATATGAGCCAGCACTCCCAGATGTTTCATCGATTTTTCGATTATTTTTGAAAATTCAAATTGACCAATTATGAAAACTCGAGTTTTCATATTTTGGGCATGACCGAGGTGGTGAAGAACACGGTGGTGAAGAACACGGTGGTGAAGAACACGGTGGTGAAGAACCTGCCCGGTGATCGCCGCCATGGCGGCGATCACCACGTTGGTGAGCCTAGTTGTGTTTTCAGTTGATGGATAATTGCTGGATGTAAAAATATTGGTGGTACTTTCAATCACCCGGAAGTAGCGTTTATAATCTAACCTTTCAATCGTTTCCATATGAGCGACTATCAAGTTGATGGAACGGTTAGGGAAAAAGTGTGTGATAGCGATTCCCCAATCACACATCTGAAGACAGCATCTCCGGACAACAAGATCTACTCGTCTGCCTGGGTAATCTCTAGAATAAAAAGCGGCGACAAGTTCTGGTCATACGTCTACAGGGGAAGACAGGTAGTGACCTACACTCGAGTGGAGGTCGAGGTCATCAACGACGCTAGGAGAGGTGAATACCTAAGAACCCGTGGAGACCGCTTCGATGAGAACAACCTTCTGGAGCTACCTACGTACTATTTGGGCAATGATAATTACTATCACCCCTGTCCCTGACCGCTTGTAGCCCAATAGTACAAACATTATCCTATTTTTCCTAGAGAGAACGGGGGCGGGCACGAACACCCCGTCCCGTTCGCTCGCTCCGCTGGCCATGGGAAGTTTGAGAAACACATCAAAATCGGGGGATTTGTGGTGTCTGAGCCCCCGATTTTTCACTTAGTTTGGGGCAGGAACTCGATCCGCTCCGGAACAATGGCCGGGTCGAAGGTCTTCTTCTGCTCCCTCATGTCCCAGAGGTTCCACACGCTGACCGATACCCGCACGTTAGGATTGGAAGACCTCAGCTGCAACGCCTTCTCGATCTCTGGCCGGAGGTCCCTCCGGTCGATGATCAGCGGGCGACGGTACTCGCAGCACTTGCAGTTGATCACAAAGGCATCCTCCTCCATGGTGGCCACCAGGTCAGGCTTGCCGCGCCGCCCGTCGCGCTTTACCTCCCATCCCTCTTTGGCGAGCTGTGCGGCCTTCCACCTCTCGTACGCCGGCCCGGACAGCTCGCTGAGCTTTCCCCTCACCTGGTTGATCACTGTGGAGATGCGGGCCTTCTTCAGCTGCACATCGGGGTGCTCGCCGATCTGATCGTACGTGAGCCCGTTATCAGCCAGTGTGTAGACCAAGACCTTCTTCTTCCACTCCGGTTCCTTGGCTAGATCCTCCAGGACCTTCATCCGGTCGAAGGTGAAGATCTCCGCGGGCGGCCTCCGCGCTTCCTGCTCCCCCACCAGGTGAATGATGCGCGGGCGCATGGTGCTGCGGAACCACCCGGTGCGGCGCTCCA is drawn from Methanomassiliicoccus luminyensis B10 and contains these coding sequences:
- a CDS encoding DUF3892 domain-containing protein; translation: MSDYQVDGTVREKVCDSDSPITHLKTASPDNKIYSSAWVISRIKSGDKFWSYVYRGRQVVTYTRVEVEVINDARRGEYLRTRGDRFDENNLLELPTYYLGNDNYYHPCP